The following coding sequences lie in one Mucilaginibacter sp. KACC 22773 genomic window:
- a CDS encoding SGNH/GDSL hydrolase family protein — MKTLKQHIYIIAGLLLLGACKPEIHTPKPVAGSADFSRYISVGNSLTAGYADGGLYLAGQQVSYPSIIGKQMQAVGGGTFTQPLFSTAQANGSGYLSLTGFNADGTPITTAVTSNLGIRGQVTVPGFGNVILYTKYSGDINNYGVPGIKLLHITYAPYGNLNGYFERLLPGNPPTNSTTYLDFVTAKPFTFFSNWLGNNDALSYATSGGAGDVLTDKNTFAYLYNVLITTLTSKGQKGVVATIPDVTSIPFFNTITVSAILAGVQKANPAVQALYIKALVSGSTYTPRAATANDLIVLTFPTSKIGQPVATPFGNLPYGLTPYTPIDNQYVLDEKEIALTEDYVTSYNNTIKTIAAAKGLAIFDAYTFLRNIKQNGLVVDGVSVNSNYISGGLFSLDGVHLTPRGYAIVADEFIKAINDKYNSSIPRVNISDYNGVKFP, encoded by the coding sequence ATGAAAACACTTAAACAGCATATTTATATTATTGCAGGGTTACTTTTATTAGGCGCCTGCAAGCCCGAGATCCATACACCAAAACCGGTTGCCGGCTCGGCCGATTTCTCGAGGTACATATCGGTGGGCAATTCGCTTACAGCAGGCTATGCCGATGGTGGCCTATATCTTGCAGGCCAACAGGTATCCTACCCCAGCATTATTGGTAAACAAATGCAAGCCGTGGGTGGCGGAACGTTCACCCAGCCATTGTTTAGCACCGCTCAGGCAAACGGATCGGGCTATTTATCATTAACCGGGTTTAACGCCGATGGTACACCAATAACCACAGCGGTTACCTCAAACCTGGGTATCCGTGGCCAGGTAACTGTTCCTGGTTTTGGCAATGTTATTTTATATACCAAATACTCGGGCGATATTAATAACTACGGTGTACCGGGTATTAAACTGTTGCACATCACCTATGCACCTTATGGCAACCTTAACGGATATTTTGAACGCTTGCTACCCGGAAACCCGCCAACAAACTCAACCACCTATCTTGATTTTGTTACCGCGAAACCATTTACCTTTTTCTCAAACTGGTTAGGGAACAATGATGCTTTAAGTTATGCAACATCGGGCGGTGCCGGAGATGTACTGACAGATAAGAATACCTTTGCTTATTTGTACAACGTATTGATAACTACCCTAACCTCCAAAGGCCAAAAAGGCGTAGTTGCCACTATACCCGATGTAACTTCGATACCCTTTTTTAACACCATCACCGTATCGGCAATACTGGCCGGAGTTCAAAAAGCGAATCCCGCAGTGCAGGCCCTGTATATTAAAGCACTGGTTTCGGGTAGTACATATACACCACGCGCGGCAACAGCCAATGACCTTATTGTACTCACCTTCCCTACAAGTAAAATTGGCCAGCCGGTTGCAACGCCTTTTGGCAACCTGCCTTATGGCTTAACCCCTTATACCCCCATAGACAACCAATATGTGCTTGATGAAAAAGAAATTGCCCTTACCGAAGACTATGTTACATCATACAACAATACAATAAAAACGATAGCCGCAGCAAAAGGCCTGGCTATTTTTGACGCCTACACGTTTCTGCGGAATATAAAACAGAACGGACTGGTTGTAGATGGCGTAAGTGTTAATTCCAATTATATAAGCGGTGGCCTGTTTTCGCTGGACGGGGTGCACCTTACGCCACGCGGTTATGCTATAGTAGCCGATGAATTTATCAAAGCCATTAATGACAAATACAATTCGTCTATCCCGCGGGTAAACATATCAGATTATAACGGGGTAAAGTTCCCTTGA
- a CDS encoding patatin-like phospholipase family protein, whose amino-acid sequence MDPRIDQYKEKKIGLALSGGGVRGVSHLGVLQALTDQGIKFSHISGTSAGAIAAAFFADGYAPQEILRMLKENSLLKLLRPAFGSHGLISILKARFLISKFIPHNSFQNLKTHVTISAVDLGEAKLVYFTDGELDTAILASCCLPGIFAPITINNHMYVDGGILNNFPVEPLVGNCDLIIGSSCNHLPVVSSIKSFGNLVDRAAMITINSSLSARKMLCDIVIEPHNLGGYGIFDTDAMDEIYMIGYEEGLKAINGNEKLKELIMAQKK is encoded by the coding sequence ATGGATCCACGTATCGATCAATATAAGGAAAAAAAAATTGGATTGGCACTTTCAGGTGGCGGCGTAAGAGGTGTGTCTCACTTAGGGGTGTTACAAGCGCTTACCGATCAAGGCATTAAATTCTCGCATATATCCGGCACAAGCGCCGGGGCAATAGCCGCAGCTTTTTTTGCCGACGGATATGCCCCGCAAGAAATATTACGCATGTTAAAAGAAAATAGCCTGCTTAAATTGCTGCGCCCTGCTTTTGGCAGTCATGGTTTAATTTCGATTTTAAAGGCCCGTTTTTTGATATCTAAATTTATTCCGCATAACTCTTTTCAAAATCTCAAAACCCATGTTACAATCTCGGCCGTCGATCTGGGTGAAGCAAAATTGGTTTATTTTACCGATGGCGAGCTGGATACGGCAATTTTGGCGTCGTGCTGCCTGCCAGGTATTTTTGCGCCTATTACAATTAACAACCATATGTATGTAGATGGAGGGATACTCAATAACTTTCCGGTTGAGCCATTAGTGGGCAATTGCGACCTGATCATTGGCTCGTCCTGTAATCATTTACCGGTGGTTAGCAGCATTAAGTCATTTGGCAACCTGGTTGATAGGGCCGCTATGATAACCATCAATTCAAGCCTCAGTGCGCGGAAAATGCTGTGCGATATAGTTATTGAACCACATAATTTAGGTGGCTACGGTATTTTTGACACTGATGCGATGGACGAAATTTATATGATAGGCTACGAAGAAGGATTAAAAGCTATTAATGGCAACGAAAAATTGAAAGAGTTAATCATGGCTCAAAAAAAGTAA
- a CDS encoding RNA recognition motif domain-containing protein: MQKPRYFNILSIIFNPMAKLFVVGFSREMDEISLLELFTTYCTVGTLTIVRDQDTNESRCFGFVTVLDPAGAKRAIEALDGIVIDGRTISVRLTGNETSQKQEPARPFSRKPDQGSKTQRAKRPRR; encoded by the coding sequence ATGCAAAAGCCGCGCTACTTTAACATTTTATCGATTATCTTTAACCCTATGGCTAAATTATTTGTGGTAGGCTTTTCACGCGAAATGGACGAGATCAGCTTATTAGAACTCTTTACAACTTATTGCACTGTAGGAACGCTCACAATTGTCCGTGACCAGGATACGAATGAAAGTAGATGTTTTGGATTTGTAACAGTGCTTGATCCCGCTGGTGCAAAAAGAGCAATTGAAGCGCTGGACGGTATCGTTATTGACGGCCGGACGATAAGTGTAAGACTCACCGGGAACGAAACGTCACAAAAACAAGAACCCGCAAGGCCGTTTTCCAGGAAACCCGATCAGGGTTCAAAAACTCAACGGGCTAAACGGCCCAGGCGCTAA
- a CDS encoding DUF7133 domain-containing protein, producing the protein MSGYLTGTIFQQEQGRPKPALPYQKTAAGGPQPDSLHWPAGLTVNTFAGPDLTPSPACIATAPTGEVFVGIDMIGSLGKTPGKGKILRLVDSDNDGKPDKHTDFAEVDDPRGILVMGDQVFVMHTVFSKETGKATGMNLEVFEDKDRDGIADGPPKPLIEHISNAHMLAERGTDHATNGIRMGIDGWIYIAVGDFGFHDAIDRSGKKLTMLGGGIVRVRPDGTEMEIYTHGTRNIYDVAIDPYMNIFTRDNTNDGGGWNIRFSHHIQSAEYGYPVLFQHFTDEILPALVDLGGGSGTGSLFMDEPTWPEKYNHVPMTADWGRSELYINRLTADGASFQQKEEEFISLPQITDLDVDGSGRLYLSAWDGAGYSGDPAKGYVVRAIPNNWSYKAFPDLKAASTSELAAYLKSASAVTRLNASQELITRPADEAGKLSLAIATDATLPLYARVAGLFTYAQATREKGVPALVQLSGDSGLKEFALRAMADRKRSIKQIPLEPFLAGLKDPSERVRAAAIVGLGRLDNLVAAQPLLATPVPASFVAPGKNEEGPHAKPNSAIIPAHLAVRALVNLNAVDDCVKAVGSAHATLALWALRYMYDTKAVDGLIASYSTVKDEKTKKQILVTLSRLYKKEADYDASWWWGTRPDSHGPIYKGVSWDGSTRIERFLKTEWTKSSPKGKQFFADLNARHQMGIAAFGGEEKSVATKEVKVDLAKIVNKKGQIGKSSIEDIMLMLAKIKGDPFKGKVLFARQGCIACHSLTRAEKPKGPFMGQIGSIMTRQQIAESVLKPNASISQGFATVMISAKGNKSYMGFITEESARKIVMRNIAGEVFTINTADILSRKELKTSMMPTGLANALSYDEFASLVTFLSQQKN; encoded by the coding sequence ATGTCCGGCTATTTAACCGGTACCATTTTTCAACAAGAACAAGGGCGGCCTAAGCCCGCGTTGCCTTATCAAAAAACGGCTGCCGGTGGCCCGCAACCGGATTCTTTACATTGGCCGGCCGGTTTAACCGTGAACACATTTGCTGGGCCCGACCTTACGCCAAGTCCTGCCTGTATCGCGACGGCGCCTACCGGCGAGGTATTTGTTGGTATAGATATGATTGGCTCATTAGGCAAAACCCCCGGCAAAGGAAAAATTTTGAGGCTGGTTGATAGCGATAACGACGGCAAGCCGGATAAGCATACCGATTTTGCCGAAGTGGACGATCCGCGGGGAATACTGGTAATGGGCGACCAGGTTTTTGTGATGCATACCGTTTTTAGTAAAGAAACAGGTAAAGCAACCGGGATGAACCTGGAAGTTTTTGAAGATAAAGACCGGGATGGGATTGCCGATGGGCCACCCAAACCGCTTATTGAGCATATAAGCAATGCGCACATGCTGGCCGAACGGGGCACAGACCATGCCACCAACGGTATCCGGATGGGCATTGACGGATGGATTTATATTGCTGTAGGCGACTTTGGCTTTCATGACGCCATTGACCGCAGCGGCAAAAAACTGACAATGCTGGGTGGTGGTATTGTACGGGTACGGCCAGATGGAACCGAGATGGAAATTTATACCCACGGAACCCGTAACATTTATGATGTAGCCATTGACCCTTATATGAATATTTTTACAAGGGATAATACCAATGATGGCGGCGGGTGGAACATCCGCTTTTCTCACCATATTCAATCGGCTGAGTATGGCTACCCCGTATTGTTTCAGCATTTTACCGACGAGATATTGCCTGCCCTGGTTGATTTGGGTGGAGGATCGGGCACCGGTTCTTTATTTATGGACGAACCAACCTGGCCTGAAAAATACAATCATGTGCCCATGACAGCCGACTGGGGACGAAGTGAATTGTATATCAACCGGTTAACAGCCGATGGCGCCAGTTTTCAGCAAAAAGAAGAGGAATTTATATCGTTGCCACAAATTACAGACCTGGATGTAGATGGTTCGGGGCGGCTCTATCTTTCGGCTTGGGATGGTGCAGGTTACTCGGGCGATCCGGCCAAAGGTTACGTGGTAAGGGCGATACCCAATAATTGGAGCTACAAAGCTTTTCCCGACCTTAAAGCTGCTTCAACAAGCGAGTTGGCCGCTTACCTGAAATCGGCAAGTGCGGTTACAAGGCTAAATGCCTCCCAGGAATTAATTACCCGGCCTGCTGACGAGGCCGGGAAGCTCTCGCTGGCTATTGCTACTGATGCTACCCTGCCATTATATGCCCGTGTAGCAGGTTTGTTCACGTATGCCCAGGCAACCCGTGAAAAAGGGGTGCCAGCATTGGTACAATTATCGGGCGATAGCGGATTAAAGGAATTTGCCTTAAGGGCAATGGCCGACAGGAAACGGAGCATAAAACAGATACCTTTGGAGCCCTTTTTAGCCGGCCTGAAAGATCCTTCTGAACGCGTAAGGGCAGCGGCTATTGTAGGATTGGGCCGACTTGACAACCTGGTAGCAGCACAGCCATTGTTAGCTACGCCTGTTCCTGCAAGTTTTGTGGCACCCGGCAAGAATGAGGAAGGCCCACATGCCAAACCTAATTCTGCAATTATTCCGGCGCATTTAGCGGTAAGGGCGCTTGTTAATTTAAACGCGGTTGATGATTGTGTTAAGGCTGTTGGTAGCGCACATGCCACCCTGGCGCTATGGGCTTTAAGGTATATGTATGATACCAAAGCGGTAGATGGTTTAATAGCGTCGTACTCAACAGTTAAGGATGAAAAAACAAAAAAGCAAATACTGGTAACCCTGTCACGCCTGTACAAAAAAGAAGCTGATTATGATGCTTCCTGGTGGTGGGGCACAAGACCAGATTCGCACGGACCAATTTATAAGGGTGTAAGCTGGGATGGCTCAACCCGGATCGAGCGGTTTTTAAAAACTGAATGGACAAAATCGAGCCCGAAAGGAAAACAGTTTTTTGCAGATTTAAACGCCCGCCATCAAATGGGGATTGCGGCGTTTGGCGGCGAAGAAAAAAGTGTAGCAACCAAAGAAGTAAAGGTAGACCTTGCAAAAATCGTTAACAAGAAAGGTCAGATTGGGAAATCCTCTATCGAGGATATTATGCTGATGCTTGCCAAAATAAAGGGCGACCCTTTTAAGGGAAAGGTTCTTTTTGCCCGCCAGGGCTGTATAGCATGCCACAGTTTAACCAGGGCCGAAAAACCGAAGGGTCCGTTCATGGGGCAGATAGGCTCTATCATGACACGGCAACAAATTGCAGAATCGGTTCTTAAACCGAATGCATCCATCTCACAGGGTTTTGCTACAGTCATGATATCTGCAAAAGGAAACAAAAGCTATATGGGTTTCATTACCGAAGAATCGGCCCGGAAAATCGTGATGAGGAATATTGCTGGTGAAGTTTTTACCATTAACACTGCCGACATTTTGAGCCGAAAAGAATTGAAAACATCCATGATGCCAACCGGTTTGGCCAATGCTTTATCTTATGATGAGTTTGCATCCCTCGTCACTTTTCTTTCACAACAAAAAAACTAA
- a CDS encoding MBOAT family O-acyltransferase, which produces MLDYFTGLKMAGSDGNRRKKMWFWLSVIINLGFLCVFKYYNFFASSFAQFSANIGLHVSPWTLKVILPVGISFYTFHGLSYVIDIYKNRIQAERNFVDYSLFVSFFPLLVAGPIERATHLLPQIKTKRSFDYYKAADGLRQILWGLFKKIVIADQCAEYANMIFANSSAYTGSTLVLGALFFSFQIYCDFSGYSDIALGVARLLGIELLRNFAFPYFSRDVAEFWRRWHISLSTWFRDYLYVPLGGSKGGTWMKIRNTFIIFLISGFWHGANWTFIVWGFLNALFIMPSIILKTNRNNLEIVAKGKLLPTVAELAHIVLTFMMVVFAWIFFRANSVTHALSYISKIFSASLFSGFNLDVNRSQLFETILLVILFLVVEWLGRENPYAISALPKLQKRSYRMAFYYLLVFLIFLFTGKEQQFIYFQF; this is translated from the coding sequence TTGTTAGACTATTTTACCGGGCTTAAAATGGCGGGTTCTGATGGTAATAGACGAAAAAAAATGTGGTTTTGGCTTAGTGTAATAATAAACCTGGGTTTTCTGTGTGTTTTTAAATACTATAATTTTTTTGCTTCGTCATTTGCACAGTTCTCTGCAAACATTGGCTTGCACGTAAGCCCCTGGACTTTAAAGGTAATTTTACCGGTTGGTATCTCTTTTTATACCTTCCATGGTTTATCCTATGTAATAGATATTTATAAAAATAGGATACAGGCCGAAAGAAACTTTGTTGACTATTCGCTATTCGTCAGTTTCTTTCCGCTGTTGGTGGCCGGGCCCATTGAAAGGGCAACACATTTGCTGCCGCAAATAAAAACAAAACGTTCATTTGATTATTACAAAGCGGCGGATGGCTTACGCCAGATATTATGGGGTTTATTTAAAAAAATAGTTATAGCAGATCAGTGCGCAGAGTATGCAAATATGATTTTTGCAAATTCCTCCGCTTATACCGGTAGTACCTTGGTATTGGGCGCTTTGTTTTTTTCATTCCAAATTTATTGCGATTTCTCCGGTTACTCAGATATAGCACTCGGCGTAGCAAGATTGTTAGGGATTGAACTGCTAAGGAATTTTGCCTTCCCGTATTTTTCAAGAGACGTAGCGGAGTTTTGGAGAAGATGGCATATCTCACTGTCAACCTGGTTTCGCGATTATTTGTACGTGCCTTTGGGCGGTAGTAAGGGAGGCACCTGGATGAAAATAAGGAATACCTTTATCATTTTTTTAATAAGTGGTTTTTGGCACGGCGCCAATTGGACATTTATTGTTTGGGGCTTTTTAAATGCTTTATTCATAATGCCCTCAATCATCTTAAAAACAAACAGAAATAACCTGGAAATTGTGGCCAAAGGTAAACTTTTACCCACCGTTGCAGAGTTAGCTCATATCGTTTTAACTTTCATGATGGTGGTATTTGCCTGGATATTTTTTAGAGCAAATAGCGTAACACATGCACTAAGCTATATTTCAAAAATATTTTCTGCCTCTCTGTTTTCGGGCTTCAATCTTGATGTTAACCGAAGCCAGTTATTTGAAACCATTTTGCTGGTAATACTGTTCCTGGTAGTTGAATGGCTCGGCCGCGAAAACCCCTACGCAATTTCGGCATTGCCTAAATTGCAAAAACGCTCCTACAGGATGGCTTTTTACTACCTTTTAGTCTTTTTGATTTTCCTTTTTACCGGCAAAGAACAACAATTTATTTACTTTCAATTTTAA
- a CDS encoding helix-turn-helix domain-containing protein, with protein sequence MISTKDYSVNDYFDNGGTTIEATVCNDLHYGQIVERIVRRDHMGISEIARKLNVSRRTLYNWFETKKLSLDVICQIGFVIDHDFSKEFPDAFARKINSVNADSGFERLVGKEQPRDATYYWMDKYIKLLEKFNEVLSHEGKN encoded by the coding sequence ATGATCAGCACTAAAGATTACTCGGTAAATGACTATTTCGATAATGGTGGCACCACAATCGAGGCAACGGTGTGCAATGATTTGCACTATGGACAAATAGTTGAACGTATTGTGAGGAGAGATCATATGGGAATTAGTGAAATTGCGCGCAAACTAAATGTTAGTCGTCGTACATTATATAATTGGTTTGAAACAAAAAAATTGAGTTTGGATGTTATCTGCCAGATTGGTTTTGTGATAGACCACGATTTTTCAAAGGAGTTTCCAGATGCCTTTGCCAGGAAAATCAATTCTGTAAATGCAGATAGTGGTTTTGAGCGCCTGGTAGGTAAAGAGCAACCACGTGACGCCACCTACTATTGGATGGATAAATATATTAAGCTGCTTGAAAAATTTAACGAGGTGTTGAGCCACGAAGGTAAAAATTGA
- a CDS encoding response regulator — MNNILLIEDNDVTRKNIADLLSVEGYTILEASDGFSAIGYLEEYLPDLVICEIIMPGMNGFDVYKTMFSYLYTNKIPFIQFTAKSGDAEHYFKIINVKNCTFQAGNDRDLISFITTRFSGFGIKIE, encoded by the coding sequence ATGAACAATATTTTGCTCATTGAGGATAATGATGTGACCAGAAAAAATATCGCTGATCTTCTTTCGGTTGAAGGATATACAATTTTAGAGGCCAGTGACGGTTTTAGTGCGATTGGTTACCTGGAAGAGTATTTGCCTGATTTGGTTATATGCGAAATTATTATGCCAGGTATGAATGGGTTTGATGTTTACAAAACAATGTTTAGCTATTTGTACACAAACAAAATTCCATTTATTCAATTTACGGCAAAATCAGGTGATGCTGAGCATTATTTTAAAATAATTAATGTAAAAAACTGCACCTTCCAGGCCGGCAATGATCGTGATTTAATAAGTTTTATAACAACCCGTTTCTCCGGATTTGGCATAAAAATTGAATGA